The genomic interval ACCTGGAATTCGGCGGTAGTAGACAATATATGTAAAATCATGGTGCAAAATGGAAACCAACCACAAGTTTTTGATGAAGCGATATAAGATGAAAGAATAGAGGAAAATGTTTCCCTAGGAAAAAGACGACACCTTATGGAAGTTCGGTAAAAAATCTACGTGGACGAAACGTATTATcattcttttttcatttataaaaaagtttgctttaataacaataaagaaGGGCTACTAGAATCAGTTCGAAAAAGCAGCGGCTATTCATAATTGCCGCAGGAcgagaaaatatattaattccaAATGCTTCGCTTAGTTATGAGTCAAAAAACaagctgtataatttttatagcaaGATGAAATTTACTAACCAGAACTCTGAAGTCTCGAAAATTATCTCGGACAGAAGGAACAAACAATAacgttgaaataatattttcattttttgatgatatGCTAAAAGTTGTATGAACATCACGGATATGTTTAAACTCACATTTGGGAGTTTTTAagtttagttataaaatttcaGAGCAGCATGGTTAAAATGATTTGAGGTGACCATCTTATTTCTCCCAACTTAATCTTATTGAAGTTGTTTGGGTGCTTCTTGATCGATacgtaacaaataaaaacagcaCGTTCAGATTACCATTCGTCAGCAGCTATTACCGATAGAGAAACTGAAAATATCGACAATAAATGTACTGAATTcctatagaaaattatttattcttgaataaaaaaaccttttattgaatttcatggATTGTGTGTACGAGGAAACCATGTTAAAAAACGCGTAGGTGGTGAGCAAACAGGGAGAACGGGAATGCATAAaagattttttgtatataattttaaaggaacaattttttcaatagatgCCATTGTCCTTCGAACAATACATCGCGAGATGCTTGAGAATAACAGATTTTCGTGACCTTTTGACCATTATAACTTCTTAGCCGACACGGTATACAAGATGTATACAAAAATGTAGCTCACTGGGAAATTTTCcgcaaataaaacataaaatgactggactatttgAGGGCGagatgaaatttattaattacaaaaacgGCTTGAGACCACATCTTCATCTCTAAAAGAAGTAATGAAAAAAGTGTTTCaatgtttgaaattaatttggGAGTTATGaagttgataaaatttcaaagcGGCATGGTTGAAATGATTTAAAGTGGCCGCCTTATCACCCTGATCTGAATCCTATTGAACTTGTTTGGGTGCCTACGTAACAAATAAAACCAGCACGTTCAGATTACCTGATGTTGAGTAATTCTTCCTCATCAAAGTGTAgtaacttttattttcttttcaaaacaacttttcaccaaaatcgacttttttcatataaccaGAATAACATAAATAGCAAAAATCTCAGTTGTAGCTTTTTAAGCAAATATGTTTTATCACGCTTACTCTTTTATAAACAAACTTTATCTGTTatggaattattgaaaataagtatTTCCCAATATGTAAAATACCATTTCTATAGGAAATCTCAAACTAAAGTAAAATACCAGTCCAAGTTTGTGTGTgtacatataaatatacaacTGACTTGTGATTCAGTACCAAACATTTCGAGACAAAGTCAAGTTGAAAGAAACTTTGAATAATGAAGAgcattattttagttttagcAATAACAGCAGCCGCATCATCTCTGCCGATTGATATAATTCAAGATGAAAATGATCAAGAATATTTGGTGATTCCACTCGAAAGACAAAAAaggtatattttcaatttaattgagTTTCTTTTGAATGACTttgtgatttttcaatttcagagACTTGACATGGGGTGCAAATCAAAATGGTTATTCGTTAGGACAAAAAGGTACGCTTTGGAGTAATAGTCATCACCAAGTCGATGGTGAATACGGTGCATCAAAGGCTTGGAATTCACACGGACTTAAACCTGACTCGTACAGAGGCGAATTGGATTACTCCCATAAACCTTCGGGCTCCACAGCTTTTTTTGCTGCTA from Diorhabda sublineata isolate icDioSubl1.1 chromosome 8, icDioSubl1.1, whole genome shotgun sequence carries:
- the LOC130447772 gene encoding uncharacterized protein LOC130447772; amino-acid sequence: MKSIILVLAITAAASSLPIDIIQDENDQEYLVIPLERQKRDLTWGANQNGYSLGQKGTLWSNSHHQVDGEYGASKAWNSHGLKPDSYRGELDYSHKPSGSTAFFAANRTPGYGTDGAAGLKYSIAQGKNYNVDLTGQYTRHYGGPGGTGKPEGQVLLTGEYRFP